Proteins from a genomic interval of Flammeovirgaceae bacterium SG7u.111:
- a CDS encoding 2-phosphosulfolactate phosphatase yields the protein MKQLEICYSPGLAPAYDFEEKTVVVTDIFRATSCMVSGIASGLKAIVPVLTLEEVPPFKEQGFLTAGERNGVKIPAFDFGNSPFDFMQAEYKGRSVVMTTTNGTKAIDCAKSGNEILIGAFLNISAVAKILRESSKDVVVLCAGWKNRFNLEDTLFAGALATMLSSEFDVSSDETRAAMLLYEQAKNNLLGFLEVSSHAQRLGKLNGGKDIAFCLKHDEFDSVPVLKNNQLIKYE from the coding sequence ATGAAACAACTAGAGATTTGTTATTCGCCTGGGTTAGCCCCAGCTTATGATTTTGAGGAAAAAACAGTAGTAGTGACGGATATATTCAGGGCTACTTCCTGTATGGTGTCGGGAATAGCCAGTGGGCTGAAGGCAATCGTCCCAGTACTTACGCTTGAAGAAGTTCCTCCTTTCAAAGAGCAAGGCTTCCTCACGGCAGGAGAGCGAAACGGGGTTAAAATCCCAGCCTTTGATTTTGGTAATTCCCCATTCGATTTTATGCAAGCTGAGTACAAGGGTAGGTCGGTAGTGATGACAACGACCAATGGTACAAAAGCCATTGATTGTGCAAAAAGCGGGAACGAGATTTTGATTGGAGCATTTTTGAACATAAGTGCAGTTGCTAAAATTCTTCGCGAAAGCAGCAAAGATGTTGTGGTCTTATGTGCTGGTTGGAAGAACCGTTTCAATTTAGAAGATACATTATTTGCGGGTGCTTTGGCTACTATGCTCTCTTCAGAATTTGATGTCTCATCAGACGAAACAAGAGCAGCTATGTTGCTTTATGAGCAGGCTAAAAATAATTTGTTGGGCTTTTTGGAAGTTTCGAGTCATGCTCAGAGGCTCGGGAAACTTAATGGGGGAAAGGACATTGCTTTTTGCCTCAAACACGATGAGTTCGATTCCGTACCAGTTCTCAAAAATAATCAATTGATTAAATACGAGTAG
- the fbaA gene encoding class II fructose-bisphosphate aldolase has protein sequence MAAKTEFKPGVVTGDDLQALYAYAKTKGFALPGVNVIGTNTVNAVMETARDLNAPAMIQFSNGGAQFFAGKGLSNEGQKACIAGAVSGAKHVHALAELYGAVIVLHTDHCAKKLLPWVDGMLDAGEAFYKEHGKPLFSSHMIDLSEEPLEENIEICKKYLERMSKIGMTLEIELGVTGGEEDGVDNTDVDVSKLYTQPEEVAYAYEELSKISPKFTIAAAFGNVHGVYKPGNVKLEPKILRDSQEYIKEKYKTEDDRPIDFVFHGGSGSSVEEIREAIGYGVVKMNIDTDQQWASWSGVRNYYKENEGYLQTQIGNPDGEDSPNKKYYDPRVWLRKAEVSFNERLKKACEDLNNVNTLA, from the coding sequence ATGGCAGCTAAAACTGAATTTAAGCCCGGAGTTGTAACCGGAGACGATCTACAAGCATTATATGCATACGCTAAAACTAAAGGATTTGCCCTACCAGGCGTGAACGTTATTGGCACAAACACCGTAAATGCGGTAATGGAAACTGCTCGTGACCTCAACGCTCCGGCAATGATCCAGTTCTCTAACGGCGGTGCTCAATTTTTTGCAGGGAAAGGACTTTCAAACGAGGGGCAAAAGGCTTGTATTGCAGGTGCTGTTTCTGGTGCGAAGCACGTTCACGCGCTAGCTGAACTTTACGGTGCGGTTATCGTATTGCATACTGACCACTGTGCGAAAAAACTTCTTCCTTGGGTAGATGGCATGCTAGATGCTGGCGAAGCTTTTTATAAAGAGCATGGAAAGCCGTTGTTTAGCTCGCACATGATTGACCTTTCCGAAGAGCCTTTAGAGGAAAATATCGAGATCTGTAAGAAATACCTAGAGCGTATGAGCAAAATAGGTATGACCTTGGAAATAGAGCTTGGTGTGACGGGTGGTGAAGAAGATGGCGTTGACAATACAGATGTTGATGTTTCTAAACTTTATACGCAACCTGAAGAAGTTGCTTATGCTTACGAAGAACTTTCTAAAATCAGCCCAAAATTTACTATAGCAGCTGCATTTGGTAATGTTCATGGTGTGTACAAGCCAGGTAACGTAAAACTAGAGCCGAAAATATTAAGAGACTCTCAGGAGTATATCAAAGAGAAGTATAAAACTGAAGATGACCGCCCTATCGACTTTGTATTCCATGGTGGTTCAGGATCAAGTGTAGAAGAGATCAGAGAAGCAATTGGTTACGGTGTGGTAAAAATGAACATCGATACTGACCAACAATGGGCTAGCTGGTCTGGAGTGAGAAATTACTATAAAGAGAATGAAGGCTATCTTCAGACTCAAATTGGCAACCCAGACGGTGAAGATTCTCCTAACAAGAAATACTACGATCCAAGGGTATGGCTTCGCAAGGCTGAGGTTTCGTTCAATGAAAGGCTTAAAAAAGCTTGTGAGGATTTGAATAACGTGAATACGTTAGCTTAG
- a CDS encoding low molecular weight protein-tyrosine-phosphatase, whose translation MINVLFVCLGNICRSPMAEGVFAHLVSEKGLEDQVGYDSAGMIGFHAGELADRRMRNTASSHGIELTHRSRPFESQDFQKFDYIIAMDSNNKKDIEAEKKGGLGKDQHIYMMRDFDDKRSGKAVEDPYYQGDTAFEDCYQILLESNSNFLDYLISKHNLNPKS comes from the coding sequence ATGATTAATGTACTTTTCGTTTGCTTGGGTAATATTTGCCGCTCTCCTATGGCCGAAGGCGTATTTGCCCACTTGGTTTCAGAAAAAGGCTTGGAAGACCAGGTTGGTTATGACTCAGCCGGCATGATCGGCTTCCATGCCGGAGAACTTGCCGACCGAAGGATGCGGAACACCGCTAGTAGCCATGGCATTGAGCTTACCCATCGCAGCAGACCATTTGAAAGCCAAGATTTTCAAAAGTTTGATTACATCATAGCAATGGATTCAAACAACAAAAAAGATATTGAAGCCGAAAAAAAAGGAGGTTTGGGAAAAGACCAGCATATTTACATGATGCGCGACTTTGATGACAAGCGCTCTGGAAAAGCTGTAGAAGACCCTTATTACCAAGGTGATACTGCCTTTGAAGATTGCTACCAAATCCTATTGGAAAGCAACAGTAATTTTTTAGATTACCTTATTAGCAAACACAACCTTAACCCAAAAAGTTAG
- a CDS encoding N-acetylmuramoyl-L-alanine amidase, with amino-acid sequence MSLRRKNIDQLQTNMKVFFSYIFIFFACTLPTSLWAQQQASTTLPATPVKKQLTLVIDAGHGGRDPGKPRGSAKTKHEKDLNLDIALKLGNYVETKIPEVNVIYTRKTDKTVSLDDIVETANSNKANYFISIHCNSNPNKAIYGTRTHIHSHKFKPSQTLAILIEKQFSERAGRKSRGIMDARDRGYNLQVLQYTEMSGVLVEVGFLTNPTEEKYLNSEKGQDLIASAIFRAFRDFISVKHNIKKKEPRKTVYKVQIMASIKPIALDYHKFKDIGMRVEEHKIEGAKTAYKYRYMVGHEYEQALASKLKEKMKDLGFKDAFVVKLNN; translated from the coding sequence ATGAGCTTACGTAGAAAAAACATAGACCAGCTACAGACAAATATGAAAGTGTTTTTTTCGTATATATTTATATTTTTTGCTTGCACATTGCCTACATCCTTGTGGGCACAGCAGCAAGCAAGCACTACCCTTCCCGCTACCCCTGTAAAAAAACAATTGACACTGGTAATTGATGCCGGACACGGGGGAAGAGACCCCGGAAAGCCTCGAGGTTCTGCTAAAACCAAACATGAAAAAGATCTTAACCTCGATATAGCCCTCAAGCTAGGTAACTATGTGGAAACCAAAATCCCCGAGGTAAACGTAATCTATACTCGCAAGACGGATAAAACAGTCAGCCTAGATGATATTGTAGAAACTGCTAACAGCAATAAAGCTAATTATTTCATCAGTATTCACTGCAATTCTAACCCAAATAAAGCTATTTATGGTACCCGCACGCATATCCATAGCCACAAATTTAAGCCCAGCCAAACCTTAGCCATTCTTATTGAAAAGCAATTTTCTGAAAGGGCTGGAAGAAAGAGCCGGGGCATTATGGACGCTAGGGACAGGGGGTACAATTTACAAGTGCTGCAATACACGGAAATGTCGGGGGTATTGGTAGAAGTCGGCTTTCTTACCAACCCTACTGAAGAAAAATACCTTAACTCCGAAAAAGGGCAGGATCTTATTGCCTCAGCAATTTTCAGGGCTTTTCGAGATTTTATATCGGTAAAGCACAACATTAAAAAGAAAGAGCCTCGAAAAACGGTTTATAAAGTTCAAATAATGGCTAGTATTAAGCCCATCGCACTCGATTATCATAAGTTTAAGGACATTGGTATGAGAGTAGAAGAACATAAAATAGAAGGTGCAAAAACGGCATACAAATACCGCTATATGGTAGGCCATGAATACGAACAAGCCCTTGCCTCTAAGCTTAAGGAAAAAATGAAGGATTTAGGGTTTAAAGATGCTTTCGTGGTAAAACTTAACAACTAA
- a CDS encoding lysylphosphatidylglycerol synthase transmembrane domain-containing protein produces MDDKSSKILKSISPNKIIIPVMIGVGAAIFMFMTSDELSIEEILQYFGNADLKWIVLAILVLLARDFGYIYRIRHLTDKQLNWWASAFVIVLWEFASAVTPSVVGGTAVVVFIINKEGIPFGKSLAYVMLTAVLDNMFFVISSVVVFMLLPNNIIFPQLGEMVDAGATSLVVVYLLSSGLIAFYTLVMSYGLFIKPRAFKWILIRITGLRWLKKWRKNAIQIGDDVITASEVLREKQWKYWSKAIVSTIFIWSARYLMLNCLIAAFTNINPYDHFVIFGRQIIMWIVMLISPTPGSTGTAEYFFGLFFKEFFEVAAFSLAVALFWRLFTYYAYLGIGVIVLPQWLKRVFGVKKPTKKNEENIPQN; encoded by the coding sequence ATGGATGATAAAAGCTCGAAAATACTAAAATCTATCAGCCCTAACAAAATCATTATTCCAGTAATGATAGGAGTAGGGGCAGCCATCTTTATGTTTATGACATCGGATGAGCTAAGTATAGAAGAAATACTACAATACTTTGGAAATGCGGATTTAAAATGGATTGTACTTGCCATATTGGTTCTTTTGGCTCGTGACTTTGGTTATATCTACCGTATTCGCCACCTTACCGATAAGCAACTTAACTGGTGGGCAAGTGCCTTTGTGATCGTGCTTTGGGAGTTTGCCTCAGCGGTTACTCCATCTGTAGTGGGAGGTACGGCAGTTGTTGTTTTTATCATAAATAAAGAAGGAATACCTTTTGGGAAATCCTTGGCATATGTGATGCTGACAGCCGTGCTCGACAATATGTTTTTTGTAATTTCCTCCGTTGTTGTTTTTATGCTTCTTCCCAATAACATTATATTTCCACAGCTAGGAGAGATGGTAGATGCTGGAGCAACTTCATTGGTCGTAGTTTACTTGCTCAGTTCAGGATTGATCGCTTTTTATACGTTGGTAATGAGCTACGGCTTGTTTATTAAGCCCAGAGCGTTCAAGTGGATTTTGATCCGAATAACGGGGCTTCGTTGGTTGAAAAAATGGAGGAAAAATGCTATTCAGATAGGAGATGATGTGATTACAGCTTCTGAAGTGTTGAGGGAAAAGCAATGGAAGTATTGGTCGAAGGCGATTGTCTCGACTATTTTCATTTGGTCTGCTAGGTATCTTATGCTCAACTGCCTAATTGCGGCATTTACCAACATCAATCCTTACGATCATTTCGTGATCTTCGGAAGGCAAATCATTATGTGGATCGTCATGCTGATATCCCCAACACCAGGAAGCACAGGCACCGCCGAATATTTCTTTGGTTTATTCTTCAAAGAGTTTTTCGAAGTAGCTGCCTTTAGTTTGGCTGTGGCACTTTTCTGGCGATTATTTACTTATTATGCCTACTTGGGTATTGGCGTAATTGTACTTCCTCAATGGCTCAAAAGAGTGTTTGGCGTAAAAAAGCCAACTAAAAAAAATGAAGAAAATATCCCTCAGAACTAG
- a CDS encoding MATE family efflux transporter, producing MSFLSTYKPHYQRNLAIAIPIILSQAGQMLTGIVDNIMVGRVGTTSLAAASLANSVFFNIIIFGIGFTFGLTPLIGTASARKEVRKVGELLSQSLLINMLLGVLIFIVLFFGSPLIHLMSQPENVVELAIPYFNIIGLSFIPMMFFLTFKQFTEGLSITKPAMVATITSNIINIILNYILIYGKMGFEPMGLNGAGWATLISRVTMGVLLALWVFQSKKCKIYTQFYKWLLLKKETALNLVKMGMPIGFQFTLEVAAFSIGTIMLGWIGEVQLAAHQIALSMASLTYMMANGLASATTVRVSNLYGENNFKEVRNAGVASLHLVVVYMAFCGLLFYLFNKELPVMFVEDPEVLTVAANLLIFAAFFQIFDGVQVVAIGSLRGLSDVTSPTYIAFFSYWVCSLPSGYLLAFHFGLNEYGVWMGFCIGLAIASVLLVMRFFKTHKKMSLQYGQSLAKPIEA from the coding sequence ATGTCTTTTTTGTCTACATATAAACCGCATTATCAGAGGAACTTAGCGATAGCTATTCCTATAATTTTATCTCAAGCAGGGCAGATGCTTACGGGCATTGTTGATAATATAATGGTAGGAAGAGTAGGAACTACCTCCCTTGCTGCGGCCTCTTTGGCTAACAGTGTATTCTTCAATATCATCATTTTTGGTATCGGATTCACCTTTGGTCTTACGCCTCTAATCGGGACAGCATCGGCTAGGAAAGAGGTAAGGAAAGTGGGCGAGCTACTTAGCCAAAGCCTGCTGATCAACATGTTACTTGGAGTGCTGATTTTCATCGTATTGTTTTTTGGATCTCCGCTCATTCATTTGATGAGCCAGCCTGAAAACGTGGTGGAATTGGCAATACCTTATTTCAACATCATCGGGCTTTCATTTATTCCCATGATGTTTTTCTTGACTTTTAAGCAGTTTACCGAAGGACTTTCCATTACCAAACCGGCAATGGTAGCTACCATTACGAGCAATATTATCAATATCATACTCAACTACATCCTTATTTATGGGAAGATGGGCTTTGAGCCAATGGGCTTGAACGGAGCGGGGTGGGCTACCTTGATCTCTCGTGTGACTATGGGAGTATTGTTGGCTTTATGGGTGTTCCAGTCCAAAAAATGCAAAATTTATACTCAGTTTTACAAATGGCTTTTGCTGAAAAAGGAGACAGCCCTCAACTTGGTAAAGATGGGGATGCCTATCGGTTTTCAGTTTACCTTAGAAGTGGCTGCTTTTAGCATAGGTACTATTATGCTTGGCTGGATAGGAGAGGTGCAACTTGCCGCTCACCAAATAGCCCTGAGCATGGCATCCCTAACCTACATGATGGCCAATGGGTTGGCCTCGGCCACTACTGTGAGGGTGAGTAACCTGTATGGCGAAAATAACTTCAAAGAAGTGAGAAATGCTGGTGTAGCATCCTTACATCTGGTGGTTGTTTATATGGCTTTCTGTGGCCTCCTCTTTTATCTGTTCAATAAGGAGCTGCCAGTTATGTTTGTGGAAGACCCTGAGGTGCTGACTGTTGCGGCTAATTTGCTGATATTCGCAGCATTTTTTCAGATATTCGATGGGGTTCAAGTAGTAGCTATTGGTTCACTGAGAGGGCTTTCAGATGTGACTTCGCCAACCTACATTGCTTTTTTCTCTTATTGGGTTTGTTCTTTGCCTTCAGGTTATTTGTTAGCTTTCCATTTTGGGCTAAACGAATACGGTGTTTGGATGGGATTCTGTATAGGTTTGGCTATCGCATCGGTACTTTTGGTGATGAGGTTTTTCAAAACGCATAAGAAAATGTCTTTGCAATACGGACAATCTTTGGCAAAGCCAATAGAAGCCTAA
- a CDS encoding DUF255 domain-containing protein encodes MKILSLLISLFVFTSFSPVASPEKPSFEEIEWISFEEAIERNKKEPKKIFIDVYTDWCGWCKRMDQTTFKNEVISKLLSKHYYAVKLDAEQKEAIEFDGNTFKFVANGRRGYHELAAALLQNKLSFPTVVFLDEQMRMIQPIPGYQQPQSLAPILQYIGEDHFKKTPWEDFQKTYKSQF; translated from the coding sequence ATGAAAATCCTCAGTTTATTAATATCTCTTTTTGTGTTTACTTCATTTTCTCCAGTTGCTTCACCTGAAAAACCTTCATTTGAGGAAATTGAATGGATAAGTTTTGAAGAGGCAATTGAGCGAAATAAAAAAGAGCCAAAGAAAATATTTATTGATGTTTATACCGATTGGTGCGGATGGTGCAAGCGGATGGATCAGACTACCTTTAAAAATGAAGTGATTTCCAAATTGCTGAGTAAACATTACTATGCAGTAAAGCTTGATGCGGAGCAGAAAGAAGCTATCGAGTTTGATGGGAATACATTCAAGTTTGTAGCAAATGGTAGGAGAGGGTATCACGAATTAGCTGCTGCACTCTTACAGAATAAACTTAGCTTTCCCACAGTAGTGTTTCTTGATGAGCAAATGAGGATGATTCAGCCAATTCCAGGTTACCAACAGCCACAGTCCCTTGCGCCTATTCTTCAATACATAGGTGAGGATCATTTCAAGAAAACCCCATGGGAAGATTTTCAAAAAACATATAAATCTCAATTTTAA
- the smpB gene encoding SsrA-binding protein SmpB translates to MAGNKLDFKKSVVIKNKKASHEYIFLDKYVAGIVLKGTEIKSVRMSKVNLQEAYCFFIDDELWIRSMHVSPYLSAGFMNHVSKSDRKLLLKKKELKKLQMKMQDVGLTIIPTKLFINDRGLAKVEIALAKGKKLYDKRNDIKEKDNKRELSRMKFN, encoded by the coding sequence ATGGCAGGTAATAAATTGGATTTCAAAAAATCCGTAGTTATAAAAAACAAAAAGGCATCTCATGAATACATATTTCTCGATAAGTATGTAGCTGGGATTGTGCTGAAGGGAACAGAGATCAAGTCTGTACGAATGAGCAAGGTGAATTTGCAAGAAGCCTACTGCTTTTTCATAGACGATGAGCTTTGGATTCGTTCTATGCACGTGAGCCCTTATTTGAGCGCAGGTTTCATGAACCATGTTTCCAAATCAGATAGGAAGCTTTTGCTAAAGAAAAAAGAATTGAAAAAGTTACAGATGAAAATGCAAGATGTGGGGCTGACCATCATTCCCACCAAACTTTTTATCAATGACAGGGGGCTTGCCAAAGTTGAGATAGCCTTGGCAAAGGGTAAGAAGCTCTATGACAAACGTAACGATATTAAAGAAAAAGATAACAAAAGAGAGCTTTCGCGAATGAAGTTCAATTGA
- a CDS encoding BamA/TamA family outer membrane protein — MNFEKSEGILFVPVLLLLLVAAFECKGEEWLAEGDTVTKVKKENIWRKGNIVPLPVAFYSPETQLAFGAVLMNFFKLNKNDTISRTSNARTALIYTTRNQFITNSDYNIFFKEEAYQLRGSISFLKFPDNYYGIGNDTDLGNEEVYENNIFNFSTRFTKNLGKGLFVGLQYNYYNMFNIKPEEGGELADLNILGSEGVSLSGLGFIMTYDRRDNTLNASKGMYLEISNRFYSSVLGSSHDFNEVKIDVRKYFKIASKHVVALQSLGNFNTGSVPFQKMGYLGGDKLLRGYYRGRYRDKNALALQAEYRYSVCPRFGVVVFGGVGQVAASPSNFTLDRMKESWGAGLRFTLNKKESLNLRVDYGMGRDVSNFYINLAEAF, encoded by the coding sequence ATGAATTTCGAAAAATCGGAAGGGATATTGTTTGTCCCAGTTTTACTGCTGCTACTTGTGGCGGCTTTTGAATGCAAAGGCGAGGAGTGGTTGGCTGAGGGGGATACGGTTACTAAAGTAAAAAAAGAAAACATTTGGAGGAAGGGAAATATTGTTCCGCTGCCTGTGGCTTTTTATAGCCCTGAAACGCAATTAGCATTCGGTGCAGTTCTGATGAATTTTTTTAAGCTGAATAAAAATGATACAATTTCAAGAACGTCCAATGCGCGTACTGCGCTCATCTACACTACTCGTAACCAGTTTATAACCAACTCAGATTATAATATTTTCTTTAAAGAAGAGGCTTATCAGTTAAGAGGCTCCATCTCGTTTTTGAAATTCCCAGATAACTATTACGGAATTGGCAACGATACTGATTTGGGCAACGAAGAGGTTTATGAAAATAATATTTTCAACTTCAGCACTCGGTTTACTAAAAACTTGGGAAAGGGGCTGTTTGTAGGCTTGCAATATAATTATTATAACATGTTCAATATCAAACCTGAAGAAGGTGGCGAGCTTGCAGATTTGAATATTTTGGGCTCGGAAGGGGTTTCTTTATCGGGCTTAGGGTTTATCATGACATACGATAGGAGAGACAATACATTAAATGCCAGCAAGGGTATGTACCTTGAAATCTCAAACCGGTTCTACAGCTCGGTTTTAGGCAGTAGCCACGATTTCAATGAGGTAAAGATAGATGTTAGAAAATACTTCAAGATAGCTTCAAAACATGTTGTAGCGCTCCAAAGTTTGGGGAATTTCAATACCGGAAGTGTTCCCTTCCAGAAGATGGGCTACCTAGGTGGCGATAAGCTTTTGAGGGGGTATTACCGAGGAAGGTATCGAGATAAAAATGCGCTGGCTTTGCAAGCTGAATACCGTTATTCTGTTTGCCCAAGGTTTGGTGTGGTGGTGTTTGGTGGAGTAGGGCAAGTTGCTGCAAGCCCATCCAACTTTACCCTTGATAGGATGAAAGAATCGTGGGGGGCAGGGCTAAGGTTTACATTAAATAAGAAAGAAAGTCTAAACTTAAGGGTTGATTATGGCATGGGAAGGGACGTCAGTAATTTTTACATAAACCTCGCTGAAGCATTCTAG
- a CDS encoding LEA type 2 family protein has protein sequence MKPLVLTSKKTALQAVLVPVLISLLLSSCIAYKEPEFKTVKNITIAKFDQKEIELQADAVLFNPNTFSLTLTEIDLALSVNDIEVNNIKQLRSSKVKANSDFEVPLSIKFPTEKLYDNFFTALQYMTSNKKVGVKYNGVIKMKAAGIKFNVPIDYTGELKLSK, from the coding sequence ATGAAGCCATTAGTCTTAACATCAAAGAAAACAGCACTTCAAGCGGTATTAGTTCCTGTTCTTATTAGCCTTTTACTTTCTTCTTGTATAGCCTATAAAGAGCCCGAATTCAAAACTGTGAAAAACATAACTATAGCTAAGTTCGATCAAAAAGAAATTGAACTCCAAGCAGATGCGGTTTTGTTCAATCCCAATACTTTTTCATTAACGCTAACGGAGATAGATCTTGCATTAAGTGTAAATGATATTGAGGTAAATAATATCAAGCAACTACGCTCTTCTAAGGTAAAAGCTAATTCAGATTTCGAGGTACCTCTCAGTATCAAGTTTCCTACGGAAAAGCTTTATGACAACTTCTTCACTGCCTTACAGTATATGACTTCAAACAAAAAAGTGGGGGTAAAGTATAATGGAGTGATCAAAATGAAAGCCGCCGGTATAAAATTCAATGTCCCAATTGATTATACCGGCGAACTTAAGCTTTCAAAATAA
- a CDS encoding NAD(P)-dependent oxidoreductase, with protein sequence MKLGIVREGKVPIDRRVALTPEQCKEVIKKYSNVEVKVQKSPLRCFKDSEYSKAGFEIVDSVADCDIILGIKEVPVSDLLSKKTYLFFSHTIKKQPYNRHLMITILNNKVKMIDYETLTDDKGIRVIAFGRFAGLVGAYNGIIGWGKRYGLFDLKPAYQCFDMAEMKSEFAKVKLPPIKIALTGGGRVAKGAMETLEGMKIKQVSPSDFLKKEFKDAVFTQLNPGDYNEHKGGKKFEIANFFSNPQDYKSTFAPFTKVTDMLIAGAYWDPKAPVLFTKEDCKQEDFRIKLIADITCDIDGSIPSTKKASTIDTPFYDYMPEEDLITPAFSSRKNITVMAVDNLPNELPRDASQSFGEQLIENVLDNLLVKDDGMIERATIAEHGKLTDKYSYLKDYVAGLD encoded by the coding sequence ATGAAGTTGGGAATAGTAAGAGAAGGAAAAGTGCCTATAGACAGAAGAGTGGCCTTAACGCCAGAGCAGTGCAAAGAGGTTATAAAAAAGTACTCGAACGTAGAGGTCAAAGTCCAAAAAAGCCCACTTAGGTGCTTTAAGGATTCTGAATATAGCAAAGCTGGTTTTGAAATAGTAGATAGTGTAGCTGACTGCGACATTATTCTGGGCATAAAGGAAGTTCCTGTTTCCGACCTTCTATCAAAGAAAACATATCTATTTTTCTCTCATACCATAAAGAAACAGCCCTATAATCGCCACCTTATGATCACCATTCTCAACAATAAGGTGAAGATGATTGACTACGAAACGCTTACCGATGACAAAGGAATCAGGGTGATTGCATTTGGTAGGTTTGCCGGACTCGTAGGTGCTTACAATGGTATCATTGGTTGGGGGAAAAGATATGGTTTATTCGATTTGAAGCCAGCTTATCAATGCTTTGATATGGCAGAAATGAAGTCGGAATTTGCCAAAGTGAAACTCCCCCCAATTAAAATAGCCCTCACTGGAGGCGGAAGGGTTGCTAAAGGCGCAATGGAGACTTTGGAGGGGATGAAAATCAAACAAGTAAGTCCCAGTGATTTTTTGAAAAAAGAGTTTAAAGATGCTGTCTTTACACAACTCAACCCTGGTGATTATAATGAACATAAAGGGGGTAAAAAGTTTGAGATTGCCAACTTCTTTTCAAACCCACAAGACTATAAATCGACCTTTGCTCCTTTTACCAAGGTGACAGATATGCTCATTGCTGGCGCTTATTGGGACCCAAAAGCCCCTGTTCTTTTCACTAAAGAAGATTGCAAGCAAGAGGATTTTAGAATTAAGCTAATTGCCGATATTACTTGCGACATTGACGGCTCTATCCCTTCTACCAAAAAAGCTTCAACGATCGATACCCCTTTCTACGATTACATGCCCGAAGAAGACCTGATCACGCCTGCTTTTTCATCTAGGAAAAACATCACTGTTATGGCAGTGGATAATTTGCCTAACGAACTCCCCCGGGATGCTTCCCAAAGCTTTGGGGAACAGTTGATTGAAAATGTATTGGACAACCTGCTTGTGAAAGACGACGGGATGATTGAAAGAGCGACAATTGCCGAACATGGAAAGCTAACCGATAAATACAGCTACCTTAAGGATTACGTGGCAGGGCTTGACTAG